GTGGGATCGGCGTACTTCGAGTCGTCCCACTCCTCGAAGACGCCCCGTTCCTCGGCGAGCTCGTGGGAGGCCCACTTCGAGCCGTGGTTGATGTGACGCATCACCTGTCGGGCCACCTCGTTGCCCTCCTCGGAGCCGTACTTGATGCCGAGTTGGATGTACAACTGCGCCAGGCCCATCACGCCGAGGCCGATCTTCCGCATCTCTCGGACCTTCTGTTCGATCTCCGGCACCGGGAAGTCCGACATCGTGACGACGTTCTCGAGGAACCGCGTGCCGAGTTCGATGCGCTCGTCGAACGCTTCGACGTCGAGCGCCTCCTCGAGGAAGTCCTCGACGGCGGCTTCGAGGCCGGCGTACTCGTCGCCGTGGTCGTCGTACCAGACCCGCCAGTCCGGCGCGTCGACGTCGGCGAGCGTCGAGAGGTTGATGTGGCCGAGGTTGCAGGCCTCGTACTCCTCGAGCGGCTGTTCGCCGCAGTTATGAACCACAAGGCCGTTCGCCACGAACGAATTCGTATCGGGCTCTGTCAGGTCGTAGACCGCTTCGTGGCCGTCGCTCTCGACCGCGGAAACGGTCGCTTCGAACCGCTCAGTGTACGGCCCACGTTCGTAGTCCGCGAGACGCTCGTCGAGTGTGTCCTGTTTTTTGTCGAGGAGGAATCCGATTTCCTCCGCAAATCGACCGAGATTGTCCTTCGAAATGACGAGATCGTGGTCTGGCTGCCGCTCGTATTCCGCAGTCCCGCCCGTTCCGTCAGGCATCTCTTGGACGCCTGCTTCGTGGCGGTTCTCGTAGATCTTACTGAAGATTCCGAAATTAATTAGCAGCCGCTGGACCGATTTCAGCAGGTCCGCACTGGTGCTCGTGAGCCGAACGGAAACTCCCTTTTCAGAGTTCCCCTGGACACCGCCATCGGCGGAAAACAGCGCACGCAGGTACCCGCGTGCCATCTCCTCGCTTCCGCGCATCACGACCTCGGGGACTTGGTGTTTCTCGTCGACGAGACCGGCCTCCTCGGCGTACTCGTACAGCCGGGCGGAACGAATTCGTTGTTCGACGGCCTGCTCGCCGCGATAATCGTCACCTCTAGCGATTTCGCTGACACCGACCTCGTAGTCGGCGTTACCGACGGGGTCGCGAACGACCTCGTTCACGTCGGCCGCGAACGACTCCGAGGCCTCGGCGTCCTCGTCGTAGAAGTTCAGGACGGCACGCTCCTCACCATGTTTGAGATGACCGTCACCGACCAGCCAGCCGAGCACTCGTCCCTCGGCAGCCGTCCCGTGTCGGCCGAACTCGCCTTTCCGGTTCTGGATGTGGACGGTGTCGCCCGCATCGAGATCGTCGGCTTCAATCCATCCGTCGTCGGTCATGACCCGGTGGTCGGCAGTCAGACGGAGTTCGTACCCTTCCTCGGTCGTGAGTTTATAAACGTCCTTTTCGCCGGTCTTGTAGACGCTGCTCGCTTCCTTGACCGTTTCTTCACTCAGACGCCCATCCACGACGACATCTCGAGCCACACCCTGCTCGTAGAGTTCCTCGGCTTCGACGAGGCCGTTGTCGGTACTGATGTGCGTGTCACCAGTAATGCACGGATTCGTCGCTAAAATCCGGTGCTCCGGATGCTCCTCGACGTCGAAGGAGTGCTCTTTGTTGATCCGTTCGAGATAGACGACGCCGGGTTCGCCGTTCTCGTGGGCTCCTTCGAGGATGTGTTCCCACAGTTTCTCTGCGGGCACCGACAGCGTCTCGCCGACCTCGACGTGCTCGCCGAGCCCGAACATGTCGTACAGCTCCTTCGTCTCGGGCGTGGCGACGTGTGGGTCGCCCGTTCGGGGATTGGTGAACGTGTACTCCTCGCCGGCCTTCAGCGCCTCCATGAACCCGTCGGTGACGCCGACGGAGATGTTGAAATTCGAGAGGTGACCCTCGACCGCGTTCCGGAGGTGCTCGGGGACTTTCCCTTCGTCGTCGATGAGTTCGCGGGCCTCCTCGAGGGCCTCCTCGAAGGAGTTGTGGGTGAAGTCGTCCGGGTCGTTCAGCCGGAGCGTCTCCGCCAGGGAGACGTCCTTGTTCTTCGCGTGGATGAACTGGATGACGTCGGGGTGTGAGACGCGCATGACGCCCATCTGCGCGCCGCGGCGGGCGCCGCCCTGGGCGATCGTCTCACACATCTGATCGTACGTCCGCATGAACGTGATCGGGCCCGACGCGATACCGCCGGTGGAGCCGACCGCGTCGCCGTAGGGACGGAGTCGCCAGAAGGCATACCCCATTCCGCCGCCGCTCTGGAACACCTCTGCGGCCTCTTTGGCCGTCTGGTGGATGTCGTCGATGTCGTCCTCGGGCGAGTCGACGAAACACGCCGAGAGCTGTTGGAGTTCGTCGCCGGCGTTCATAAGCGTCGGCGAATTCGGCATGAACGAGAGCCGCTCCATCTGCTCGCGGAAGGCCTCGGCGGTGTCCTCGACGTGCGTCCGGACCTCCTCGGGGAGTCCGGGGACGACCGTCTCGTAGGCGAACTTGTTGACGTTGTGCGCCGAAAGGGTCGTCTCGGCGTCCGAATCGGCGGTGACGCCCGCACCGAACACGTCACTTGCGAGTTCGTCGCGGCGGGGGTGGTCGGGTTTGAGCTGATCTGGCGTGACGGTGACCTCGACGCCCTGCTGTTCGGACTCGAAGACCGCTTCGGCCAGCGCGACGTTCTTCGCGACGCGCTCGAAGAGGTCCTCCTGTTGCTCTATCGGTTCGCCGTCGGCGTCCTTCCGGAGATACCGGGCGGGGAGGATGTTGTGGTAGGCGTTGCCGGTGAGGCGGTCCGCCATCGTGTCGCCGGTCGTTCGCTTGATGGGGAGCGTGAGTTCGTCCGCGGAGAGGTCGGTGCCGGCCATCACTCGGCCCTCCGGATCAGTGCCGCTTTCTTTAGCTCTCTCGTTCGTTCAACGAAGTGTCCTGTGCGGGTCATTTGTGACGGAGTCTGCGTACTGGTGCGTGCCGGATAACCCTTGGCATCGGGGAATATATCGGCGATTCGACGGGTCGCTGGGGCATGCGTTACTGTGTGTTGAATCCGGTGTGCATGCGCCCCACACGTACGACAGAATTGGACTAACCGAACACATATAATTGTATCCGGTCCGTGGTGAAAGTGAAAACCGCCCGCTAAAACCGCCTCACTCGGCTGCGATTCCATCGGAAACGATCGGGGGTTTCGGGACGACGGTCGATCCGACGGATCGATCCGATCGGCCGCCGAACCGGTCTCGATCCGACGGGGTGCCGTCCCACGACCCGTTTCGGCCACGCCGGTCGGCACCGAAACGTGGCAACTATATTATACGCGTCGA
The genomic region above belongs to Natronomonas moolapensis 8.8.11 and contains:
- a CDS encoding LAGLIDADG family homing endonuclease produces the protein MERLSFMPNSPTLMNAGDELQQLSACFVDSPEDDIDDIHQTAKEAAEVFQSGGGMGYAFWRLRPYGDAVGSTGGIASGPITFMRTYDQMCETIAQGGARRGAQMGVMRVSHPDVIQFIHAKNKDVSLAETLRLNDPDDFTHNSFEEALEEARELIDDEGKVPEHLRNAVEGHLSNFNISVGVTDGFMEALKAGEEYTFTNPRTGDPHVATPETKELYDMFGLGEHVEVGETLSVPAEKLWEHILEGAHENGEPGVVYLERINKEHSFDVEEHPEHRILATNPCITGDTHISTDNGLVEAEELYEQGVARDVVVDGRLSEETVKEASSVYKTGEKDVYKLTTEEGYELRLTADHRVMTDDGWIEADDLDAGDTVHIQNRKGEFGRHGTAAEGRVLGWLVGDGHLKHGEERAVLNFYDEDAEASESFAADVNEVVRDPVGNADYEVGVSEIARGDDYRGEQAVEQRIRSARLYEYAEEAGLVDEKHQVPEVVMRGSEEMARGYLRALFSADGGVQGNSEKGVSVRLTSTSADLLKSVQRLLINFGIFSKIYENRHEAGVQEMPDGTGGTAEYERQPDHDLVISKDNLGRFAEEIGFLLDKKQDTLDERLADYERGPYTERFEATVSAVESDGHEAVYDLTEPDTNSFVANGLVVHNCGEQPLEEYEACNLGHINLSTLADVDAPDWRVWYDDHGDEYAGLEAAVEDFLEEALDVEAFDERIELGTRFLENVVTMSDFPVPEIEQKVREMRKIGLGVMGLAQLYIQLGIKYGSEEGNEVARQVMRHINHGSKWASHELAEERGVFEEWDDSKYADPTEYREWFEKQTGLDADEYADGFAMRNHNTTTIAPTGTTSMIGNTTGGCEPIYNVAFYKNVSDDVQGDEMLVEFDDYFLRVLEENGLDVEAVKREAQEQMAENEFDGIDGLSTVPGAIGELFVTTGALSAKDHAGVQVACQEGVDSAISKTVNAPNDSTLEDAKEVFEYIYDHGGKGVTYYRDGTRSKQVLTTRAKNTDFADEAEAAEAIVENIEEIFGGIEGFLDSEEVAAVLESDVRELFDVSPKLGTKQARPDVLHGVTQRIDTGYGKLYVNINENPEDGRPFELFANIGNSGGFTASFTEALAKTISTALRSGVDPREIADELQGIRSPKVAWDKGEQINSIPDAIGTAMRRYLDGEVDKAYPQQQNLTEIADASRSGDTGRPVDDSSVTPPETDGGSVADPGASERTGSPASPNDDTDTARSLIDAGESPECPDCGSMTLYYSEGCKTCESCGWSEC